From Macrobrachium rosenbergii isolate ZJJX-2024 chromosome 55, ASM4041242v1, whole genome shotgun sequence, a single genomic window includes:
- the LOC136835777 gene encoding myb-like protein D has protein sequence MRSFRRGKIRKMPTSPIQGGEGGRVANSRDVCYKGNVNENVELNESKGNVNENVKLNESKGNVNENVKLNERKGNVNENVKLNESKGNVNVNVKLNESKDNVNENVKLNESKGNVSENVKLNESKGNISENVKLNESKGNVNENVKLNESKGNVNENVKLNESKVNVNENVKLNESKGNVNENVKLNEIKGNVNVNVKLNESKDNVNENVKLNESKGNVNENVKLNERKGNVNENVKLNESKGNVNVNVKLNESKDNVNENVKLNESKGNVSENVKLNESKGNVNENVKLNESKANVNENVKLNESKGNVNENVELNQSKKQC, from the exons ATGAGAAGTTTCCGGAGGGGCAAGATAAGAAAGATGCCAACTTCACCAATTCAAGGAGGAGAAGGTGGCCGGGtagcaaattcccgagatgtatgcta TAAAGGGAATGTCAATGAGAATGTGGAGTTGAATGAGAGTAAAGGCAATGTCAATGAGAATGTAAAGTTAAATGAGAGTAAAGGGAATGTTAATGAGAATGTGAAGTTAAATGAGCGTAAAGGCAATGTCAATGAGAATGTAAAGTTAAATGAGAGTAAAGGGAATGTCAATGTGAATGTGAAGTTAAATGAGAGTAAAGACAATGTCAATGAGAATGTGAAGTTAAATGAGAGTAAAGGGAATGTCAGTGAGAATGTGAAGCTAAATGAGAGTAAAGGGAATATCAGTGAGAATGTGAAGCTAAATGAGAGTAAAGGGAATGTCAATGAGAATGTGAAGCTAAATGAGAGTAAAGGGAATGTCAATGAGAATGTGAAGTTAAATGAGAGTAAAGTGAATGTCAATGAGAATGTGAAGCTAAATGAGAGTAAAGGGAATGTCAATGAGAATGTGAAGTTAAATGAGATTAAAGGGAATGTCAATGTGAATGTGAAGTTAAATGAGAGTAAAGACAATGTCAATGAGAATGTGAAGTTAAATGAGAGTAAAGGGAATGTTAATGAGAATGTGAAGTTAAATGAGCGTAAAGGCAATGTCAATGAGAATGTGAAGTTAAATGAGAGTAAAGGGAATGTCAATGTGAATGTGAAGTTAAATGAGAGTAAAGACAATGTCAATGAGAATGTGAAGTTAAATGAGAGTAAAGGGAATGTCAGTGAGAATGTGAAGCTAAATGAGAGTAAAGGGAATGTCAATGAGAACGTGAAGTTAAATGAGAGTAAAGCGAATGTCAATGAGAATGTGAAGCTAAATGAGAGTAAAGGGAATGTCAATGAGAATGTGGAGTTGAATCAGAGTAAAAAGCAATGTTAA